The stretch of DNA CCCTCGAAACCGAAGGCATCTGTCGAGGCGAAATTCTCACTGCGCCCCAAGGCACCGGCGGCTTTGGCTACGACCCTATCTTTTACGTGCCAGCAGCAGGGCTGACCTTCGCCGAAATGTCTCCCGCTCAGAAAGACGCCATCAGCCACCGAGGCATCGCCTTTCAGCAGATCATGCCAGAGTTGCGATCGCTCAGCCTGACATAACCCACACCAAGCCCTAAAAGCCAAAAATTAAGGTGCGACCCCAATAGGCGTCGCACCAGTAAGCCATGAGCATGACTTCAGAAATCTTCTCAATCCCTGTCGGAGTTTAAGCTTCCCGATTATTCAGAAAGGTTTGAACTTGAGCCAAGGCGGCCCGACCAATGTTGAAAACGGCCCAGCTTCCGGCAATGATAATCGGCAATAGAACGACCACAACTCGCCAGTCCATTAATACTTTCCTCCTAATCCAAGGCAAAAGTTAAAAGGTTGTCACAATTTTCTCATAATTTACACCAGACCGGGAGAGAAAGGTAGAGGTAAGAAGAAGATGGGGTGACGGGGGCATGGAGATACGGGGAAATGAAGAACAGCTCCCGTTCTCGAACTCGACCCGGAATACCTCCTACAAGCTCTGCCTCACTATCCAAAGACAAAGCAACACAAAAGCAAATAAACGCAAGAAGGGATACTGGGTATTCGGCGCAGCCTCCAGCGGCAGCTAAAGAGGACACAGACAAACCACTCCCCTTTGCCCTAAACCCTGTACCCTAAACCCTCTACCCTCCGCCCTCCCCACATCCCCACACCTCCCTCCCCTAACTAAACCCCAAATCCCGCCCCTTCCCTGCATGAACCAGAGCCAGCTGGTGATATTTCTTAGCGTGTTCAATCAGTTCCGCGGCCTGCTCGTCGGAGACGGGGCGGACTACTTTCCCAGGCAACCCCACCACCAGAGATTGGGGCGGCACATTCTTGGTGACAACAGCGCCAGCACCGATGATGCTACCAGCACCAATACGAACGCCGTTGAGAACGATGGCACCAATGCCAATGAGGCTGCCCTGCTCAACCTGGGCACTGTGGATGACGGCTCGGTGGCCAACCGTGACGTAATCTTCTAAAACAGTGGGCTGGCCTGGGTCGCCGTGAATCACGGCTCCGTCTTGAATATTAGTAAAGGCTCCGATACGAATGACCTCTACATCACCGCGCAAAACGGCGTTGTACCAGATATTTGTGCCTTGAGAGAGTTGCACATTGCCGATTACAGTGGCATTAGGGGCGACAAAGGCGGCTAGAGAGATATCAGGCTCTGCCCAGTAACCGCCTGGGGTCTGCAAAAGGGGAGTCGAGTTACTCACAATGTTTCGGTATTCTGGGCACAATGGTATGTAGGGACTACTGAGCGAACAGGCGTCCAAAGTTATAATACGGCTACCGAATACGTCGGGAAGCCATCGCGAGGAGTCACCTGGTTCGAGCCCAATGGTAAATTCAGCGTTGCAATATCCCATCTATGGCCCAGAGATCCAGTGCCCGCACTGTCGTCAGACGATTCCGGCCCTGACCCTGACAGACACGTATCTATGTCCTCGGCATGGGGCTTTTGAAGCCGATCCTGACAGCAAGGAACTGGTGCACCTCCAGTCTGGACGACACTGGCGGCAGTGGGACGGCGAATGGTATCGCCAGCACACTCACCCCGACGGCATTCGCTTTGAGATCCACGAGGCGCTGGATCGTCTTTACACTCAGGGCTATCGGGCCACCCGGGTAATTATTGCTGATCGCTACAAAGACTTGGTCAACGCCTATCTGGAGCGCAGCACCCCTTGGCGCGGACAGGTTGATCCAGCTACTCCACCCCGTCTTTATGGTCTGCCGGTTGAGTTTAGCTCCTCTTCCGAGGAAGACCCGCAGTGGGCGGTGATTAACTTCAACCTGGAAAAAGAGCCAGGTGTGCCAGTTCGCTATCCCTACTTTCGGCTTTTTGAGTAGCTACGCTCCATGATGCACCATGCGTCTATCCGTACGGCGGATATCCACCGTGCGATCGCATTTTATGAACGGCTGGGCTTTACGGTTCACGAACGCTTTACCGCCGGTATTACACTAGCCTGCTGGATGGAAGGCTTGGGCGGGCGCATTGAGCTAATCCAGGTGCCTGAACCTAAACCTGCTGCCGATGCCTTTGCCGATGAGAACTACACTGGCTACTACCACCTCTCTTTTGACTTGACACAGCTAGTTCCCAGCTTGCCTGACTGGTTGACCAGCCTAAAGCAGCAGTTTGACCAAGCTGAGGCTAACGTTCCGCTTAAGGTGCTGCTCG from Pseudanabaena sp. FACHB-2040 encodes:
- a CDS encoding photosystem II protein Y; its protein translation is MDWRVVVVLLPIIIAGSWAVFNIGRAALAQVQTFLNNREA
- a CDS encoding gamma carbonic anhydrase family protein — translated: MSNSTPLLQTPGGYWAEPDISLAAFVAPNATVIGNVQLSQGTNIWYNAVLRGDVEVIRIGAFTNIQDGAVIHGDPGQPTVLEDYVTVGHRAVIHSAQVEQGSLIGIGAIVLNGVRIGAGSIIGAGAVVTKNVPPQSLVVGLPGKVVRPVSDEQAAELIEHAKKYHQLALVHAGKGRDLGFS
- a CDS encoding TIGR02652 family protein, which codes for MVNSALQYPIYGPEIQCPHCRQTIPALTLTDTYLCPRHGAFEADPDSKELVHLQSGRHWRQWDGEWYRQHTHPDGIRFEIHEALDRLYTQGYRATRVIIADRYKDLVNAYLERSTPWRGQVDPATPPRLYGLPVEFSSSSEEDPQWAVINFNLEKEPGVPVRYPYFRLFE
- a CDS encoding VOC family protein, whose protein sequence is MHHASIRTADIHRAIAFYERLGFTVHERFTAGITLACWMEGLGGRIELIQVPEPKPAADAFADENYTGYYHLSFDLTQLVPSLPDWLTSLKQQFDQAEANVPLKVLLEPRQQIIGSKVYEVAFLADTDGLPLEFIRVIGDVQ